The sequence GGTTAAATACAATTTGCTACAAAGGATGCAGAATGCCTGACTGAATCCCAGATACCCAAATGCAAAAAAGCAGCTCAGAGTTGGGGCACCAGGAAAATTTGTTAACATCAATTTAGAATGTGCAGCTATTTCTCAGCACCACCCATGTTCTGAAGCAAGGTTTTGCTTTGGCCTCAGCTCAGTGATCTCAGTTTAGACATACTGTTACATATTAACCCAAAATACTCCTTTAATATGCCATTAACTGCCTTTTAATGTCCACCCAAAGAACAATAAACCGCCCAGAGAGCCACCAAACTCTTTCCCCTGTGCTGTGTTATGCTCTCTGAACCATAAGTTACAAGGAAACACTGCTTGGATGTCCAAAATTTGAcgttttgtgcttttttttggCACTCACTTGAGTTTTCTAACTAACTTTAGATAAAACTCTACCTCTATCTAGATAACCTCTCTCTAGATAagccactgaaagaaaaaagctgaaattacTATTAGATAAAGCTCTTTATCCCCAAGAAGAATCACTATTAAGAGTGGTGAGTGTCTAAGAGGGATAGATGCAGGACTCAGCTCATCAGGGTGCTGAACCTGAGGCCATTCAGCATCACTGGGAAATCTACAGCCACAcacattcatttattcattgaAGTTTATCCCAGAGCGCTCACTGCTTTGGAAGTAAACACAATAAAAGTGGCAGTTTTAACGGGCTGCCAATTGTTTTTAAGGTTCTGAgtaatttttaatcttttttttttttcttaagtcttTATGTTGTTTGGTTTAAGAGCACTCTGAAGGATGGGAGGATTGCCTATTAGTTGTTCATATGGATAAAATACCTAATGTTCTAATAATCCTCTCTGTCACAGTCTAACACCCCCAGCCCTGGGAATCATAGCTATATAATTGACCctcagagatcccttccaactctaaggattctatagttctatgattctaattcatagaatcattgaatcacagaatataccaagttggaagggacccataaggatcatcaagtccaaatcCTGGCTCCATGCAGTACCACccaaaaataagaacaaaacttttatttttcctttgtgctatttaccattttttccctctgtgatttttaattGTACACCTGCTActtttgcaaacaaacaaagaatgccaacccctccaaaaaaaaaaaaacaacaaaaaaagagataaCAGTTGGAAAGAATCTAGTGGGGTGAAAAAAAGTAAGATCCCACAAAGATTTTGTAGAAAACATGCACAGAAAGGGGGTCACTTGCCAGAAACATCAGACCCGGCAAGAGGACACGATGCAGGGCACTATGGCAAGAATGGAGGCTCTGACCCACTATGGAAATAAAAGGCATTTCCTATAGGATAAAGGGCTACAGGGTGAATTCCTCGAGGTCGTCCTTGGAAGGAAGGTGGGGGAAGCATCTCCCCTTCACATAAAGTTCTGGGGTGCTGCTGCACTGAGGGCACAGTGCCCAAATTCGCCTTAACAAATTCTGTGGACTTGTTTGCTTGCAGAAAAGGCTGTATTAGCCATTAGCTCCAGTGGATAATCCCATTAAAAANNNNNNNNNNNNNNNNNNNNNNNNNNNNNNNNNNNNNNNNNNNNNNNNNNNNNNNNNNNNNNNNNNNNNNNNNNNNNNNNNNNNNNNNNNNNNNNNNNNNAACCAAGCCTTAAAAGCCCACACTAAATATCTGACTTCTCCAACTCTTCTTTTGTAAATAAGACTTTTTGTCCTATTTATGGAAATATTGacatctaattaaaaataattgaaagaaaaaaccGAACCCTTtcaatattaataatattaatgttttcttaatgATATATTCCCCAGAATTTAAAAGCCTAGGAAACAGCAGAATTTAaaatccccatccctggaagtgttcagtaccaggttggatggggctttggacAACCCAATCTATGGGATGTGTCCCTGTCCATGGTAGGGGTTGGAACTGAAGGgctttagggtcccttccaacccaagtcattctatcAGTTATGACTGATTAATATGCCAGAAGGATAAACAAAGTTTTACTCTTTTAGACATGAATTACATTTGCCTGCAGCAGACCAGATAATCTGTATTAGTTAATTGTTATCAAATTGGCTGGTTGGGCTTCCTGTTTATTCCTTATTTAGGTCctaaagcaaatatttcctATACAGATTTGCCATATCTCCTTGATTCAGCCCAAAGGAAGTACTAACCTCCTTGCTTTTCTTAATGAAGGCAATTACCTCTTGgtcttttaaaggaaatatgCTGAGGCAAACATCACCACCAATTTCTATGTGATCAATGAGCCCTGGCTCTTCTCCCTGGCCTGGTGCTCTGGGGCGCACTCTGTGACCACGAATGCTGTCCACATGCTGAAGAACCTCAGCCAGCCACTCTTCCTCATGGTAAGCAGTAGTCCTCTCTTGTTCCTGAGGTACAAAAGGGGGGTAGGATGTTCATGATTACCTTTAGAGCTCAAGGACCAATTCATTCACGAACTTAAGTCTGGTTCTTTTGAGCCATTGCAGCTACCATCATTCTCAACTCCTGTTATTTCATGGCCCGTAGAAAAGCACTCTGCTTGGTAGGACTTGGTGTCtgtggaggaaaggaaagaaagcaagtcCTAGTGACACTTATGTAAAGACAAAGGAAGGGGGCTTTGAGAGCACATGTGGTTATTGCATGGTTACTGCATGCCAATTTCAATTTCTGAGATTCTAAAGAACCTTACTGCACTCAGGAGTTCCTAATGACCAGTAACTCCTGCATTCCTTTTCAAACTTGGTCAGATGTCAcaaaccaaagggaaaaaagcatagAGGCAACCCCTCCTTGCTAGGAGGAGCTTTTCATGTTGCTTTTCCATCCTCTACTTTGCCTTTGACGATTTGTAGGGCTGAGGAGTGCCATGTTCTCACCAGAGTCCCTGCATTGTACCACTTGGCATAACTAGTTTCACAGTCTTGAAGTGGCTTTTAAAATGCTACCATCTCTCATCCAGAAAACTAAATCATTTTCATCCCTTCTGAGGGTGGGTGAGGTCCAATCTGAGGGCAAATCGTAGGCTTAAAGCAGGAGCCACCCCAGCCCCTCAGTGGTATTCTCTCGAGGACAGTTTTGTGAGGAGCAACAGATGCCATCAATTGATACTAATGTTGTAGGGACAAACAAGGAGTCTCTGCTGTATTCACTGCAATGCAATCCAGTCTCCTTGGACACCCAAGGGATCAATTTTTACAAAGGATGATGGCTTGGCACCTGCACCCAATGGCAGGTGACCATTTCCAAATGCTTCCAACTGCTTTAAACACCTAAAGGATATCACTTCACATGCACACCAGGGAGCTGAATTGCCAAGGCCAAGCGGTGAGAAGGAGCTTGAGCAGCTTTTTTGCATGCTTCAGTATCCGTGGTGTTGAACATTTCCTCTGTTGTTCTCTTTCAGACACCACGGCAGTACAACATCATGTGGATCCTGACAGACCTGACCTCAGTGCTTCTCATCTCGCTCATCTTTGCTCTGCACTGGTAACTACtgagttcacagaatcacagaatatcccgagttggaagggacccatgaggATCGCTgtgtccaactcctggctcctcTGCCTTCTAACCTGATCTGCTGCCCTTGGCAGAGGAATGGAGGGATGCTTATGTTGTCCCGAAGGGTTAAAACTGCTCTTCTTCaggaattattaaaaaacaagcaaacaaacaaacaagtgcCCTGAAAATCTCCAAAAACCTCTCCTGcttgctttcctgtttttctttccttttttgtctACCTGAAGGATTCAAAATGGACATGGTGGGTTTAGAGTAGCAACAGAAATAAGTTTTCAAAGCTGATGGACTGAAAAAGGAATTGATTCTTCTATTCTTACTATTTAGATTAGGACTTCAGGTATTAGGACTTTAGACATTATGTGGAAAGCTCTCATTGTTCGTATTTGTGCCCTCCAAGTCTCTCTGTCTACACATGTCAAAGTCAATGAGAAAATCCATCCTCCCAGCTGAGAACACCTGAGTGTGCCcagcactgtgttttctttgctttagtGCTGCCCATGACTTTATCTGTGATTACTGGGGAAACTTGGATCAGTGTTCTGGATGCATCATGGTTGGATCAGAAACCACTcaccctgctctgctttctgcagtccTGACCCAAATCTTGCTCTAGCATCTTTCACTTTGCTTCCAAGGCTGCAGGTTGCAGCAGATGGCTTGAAATGACCACACCCATGCAATACATTATTACCATCTCTAGAtcttcccatccccatctcctccAGGCTCCCTTCCATGTGCTTCTCCATGTTGTTGCATTTCTCAGGACCTTGCAGATGGTTCTGATCCATCCAAGAAGGCTCTTCTGGGCTGCCATTGCAGCAAGGGCTTTCCCAGTGCTTCTGGGAGCACGGGGCCATCAGGTGTGCCTGGGGGACCTGTGTGATCTGGCTTATCAGGTTCATGAGTCCACCGAACTCACAaattttaaatgtctttgtCTGCTTAGGAACCAGTGGCTGCAAAATAAGGACTGTAATCCCTTAAATCTTTCCTAGAAAACAAGGCTTAATCACAAAGTTGCCCTCAAAATGCTATTGCTCATGTGAAGTGTGAATACTTAAGCATCACCAGGCTCCCTTCTCACTAAAGACCTGAGCAAATCCCCAAATAACTGGGCAGTTCCAGCTCTAACAAAGGAGAATAAGGTGGCCAGGGCTACAGGGAGCTGACCCAGGCACTTTGCCCCTTGCAGGTGGCGAGAGCGGAGCTTCTCCTGCTGTGCCCATGAAGGTGACCCGATGCTGGAAAGTGGCACCTACAACAAGTTCAGGACAGGTGAGTGGGTGAGGAGGGGCAGGAGTTGGATTCTGCTTGGGGAGGTTTCTGTGGAGCATAGCCAATGGGTTGGTGCTGGTGCTCAGACAGGACTGAGCCCAGTGGGACCACCAACCTGGTCAGGGATGGAGCTTGAGGTTTTTAAGAGATGGATTTATACAACGAGAAAGGAGTTCAAGATACATCTTATCACTGTCTGCAAACATCTAATATACATTAGATGCTATATTCTATAATATGCATTAATAATATGTCTTGGAGATCGtggaatccttagagttggaagagacctttaaaggtcatctaatccaactcccctacaacgaacagggacatgcacagctagatcaggttgtccagagcctgatccagcctcaccttgaaagtctccaggggcagggcatccaccacatctctgggcaactcTAAGATGCCTCCACGCTCTAGGTTTCTGAACCAAAGAAgcagacagaatcacagaattacagaatggccagggttggaagggacctcaaggatcatgaatctccaacccccagAAAAATGACCCAACCCCATTTGCAAGCATTTAGGACCAAGCTGTCTTGGTATGTCAGTATTTCAATAGCTTACTGTATGTCCTCTTTTCCAGAGCTTAGCAACATGCCAACCGTCATGGCCTGATGTGAGCAGGGAGGATGCAGAGCTGCCATCTCACTGAGATCCAGAGATTGGAGCATCACTTGCTGACTCTTCCTGCAGTGCAAATCCAGCCTGCCAAGAGGGGCCAATGAGCTTCTATTAAGAAGGAGCCATTTGTCATCATGGTCCCGATGGAGAGGAGCACTGAGTTCTCTCCCTGCTTTCCTCATCATCTCATGCCTGGCAGGGATCCCAAGGGTGAAGGGAAGCACACATGGGATTGCAGCTAGAGAGGTTAAACCTCTAGGAGTACCCATGTAGTAGCCACCATTTCTCTTTGAGACTTTTGGCATCTCAGAGGGTAATCAATCTGAGCACTCTCTGGTCCTCCTTGTCCTTGGTTGCCCACGTTTCCCCAGTCCCCATAGCCCCTTTCTCCTCATGGGTCTTTTCCAGCCCAAGAGCACACCAGCCCCACCATGATGGTCAGGTGCTGGTGGATGGTTCAGCAGGGTCTGTAATATTCCTTAATACAGACGGgcaggtttttcttttcattcctttagTCCTTCCATTAGTCAAAATGGGACAGCCTCCTCACCCTGACTTTCAGTGAGGGAGTATTCCCCAAGAATGCAAAAGGAGTTTTTGGTGCCTTGGCCAAGTAATTACCAGGACTACGACAAAGATCACaacacttttcttcattttgttgcaTGTGAACTGGTTCCACCAAATGTCctgtcttcttttcccctgTGGAAGATCTTTATACCTGCTCTGTATCCTGggatttatttcagttttcatttctcccAGTGGCTTCTGGCACACGGGGAAGGAAAACCATACTCTGCTCTGCAAAGGAAAGCTGAGCATCTCCCAGGTTTAAGCCATAAATTTCTACTTGAACAGTTAATAAGAACACTTTttaacaattattattattttgtaaattgCAAGTGCAGCTTTAAATACATTTTGGCTCTCCTATCCTCTTTTGTTCTTATTCCAGCAGacaaggaaaggggaagaacaTAGTAATCTTCACCAAAATCAGACTACAGGCAACTTTTCATATATAAGCCTCATTCAGCAGAATGTTTTTGCTAAATAAACCTATATCACAAGTGAAATGTGAATGGGAAGTGCGAGGTTTCAAACTTAACACTGCTGAGAAGGGCTGAACTTTTCCAAGTTTGaaattttcaagtattttggaGGCTAGAAATGCAAAAAGACACTAGCTTCCTCTGAAGAGAGCTAAAGGATTGCTGTAGAACAGCTCCAGATCTATAGAACATGCAGAGGATGCTGATGATGGTGTTAAATCCCCTCCTCGTACTCTGCACCCATAGCTGGTTCAGCGCTTTTGTAGGTACCACCCAGGTGCAGATGCAtgagcagaaaaatgagagcTGAAAGTGTTTGGACTGGGTGGTGGTGTGCTCCATGGGGTGCTCCAGGTAAGGGATGTGGTTGGGACAGGCTGTGGTCCCTCAACTGTTGTGGTCTCCTCAGTGTGTCCCAGGCTGACCCATAACAGTCATCCTGAGCTCTGTTGTGTCTCAGCTACACAgctatttttgttgctttccagCTAGCACAGCCTGGTAACACCATTAAGCATGTGGCTGGTGGTCTGAATTCCGCACAGAAACTTTTCATACAAGCATAGagtcattatggttggaaaagacctctaagatcaccaagcccAACCCAAGTCCAACactcaccatgcccactatccatgtccctcagtgtcatTGTCACATCTCCATAGTTTTtaacatctccaaggatggtgactctaccaccactctgggcagcctgtgccagtgcattaCTGCtctgatatttttcctaataccaaCTTGAAgttctcctggtgcaacttaaggtcATTACCTCTTGTTCTCTAGACCCAGCTCTTCCTATATCCAGAGATTCAGCTCAAAATTTGCCTTTCTGGAGGATCCAGGCCTTATCTTAGAGGATGAACAGTGGAAACTCCCAAGGCTCCCAAGCGGGTTTTGCCCAAAGAGATTtcatttatcatagaatcatacaatcagaaaggttggaaaagacctccatgATGATCATGTCCAATCGTCAGCCCATCACTACCATGCTCATTAAATGATGTCCTTAAATGCCAAAGCACACTGATGACATGCTCCCCATCGCTGGATATTCTCTCCAGGAGTCCCACTACACAAAGAGAAGTCCTTTCCCTAATGAGAGAGAGCCCTGATCCCATTCTTCCACCCCTGGAGGTACCACAACCACACAGTGCAGAACAGCCTCCCACATATCACTTTATGCCTTTTAATTAGAGTATTTCACTTGGACATATGTTTTTGCATGTTACattgtttgatgtaaatacAAAGAGGCCAGCAGATGCTAATACATATgacacacaggcacacacacacagagtcCCAGCACCCCCAAAATGATAGGGTGTATGGGAGGCCAACAGGGCTGTGAATGAGGGGACAAAGGAGTTCTGAGGGGGAGAACTCCCCAGGACAACACtaaaaaacatttctacaaTTTGTACTGAGCTTGTGGGGAGAGGCAAAGATGGCAGGAAACTCAAGAAagttgtggtggtggtggtaaGAATGATGAAAGCTTGTCGAGGAGTGAGTGGGATCCTTGGGCCAGCCAGATCACGGCAGctagggagggaggaggagcaTTGGAGATGGTTGTTGGGGAGACAAGGCTCCTTAGCTGGTGTTACCATGATCCCATCAACAAAGTGCCACAGGCAGGGACAGGGTGAAGGAAGGAGatctctggcagctctgtccAGTGAGTGGATGTCTCCAtgcagcattttgtttgctttggggGAGAAACCAAGGTCCAATGTCGCTGCTGCATCCCAGCCACATGCTTTTACTCCTTGTGGTTCAACAAGCAGTGCCATGGTGTTGAGGAACAGCCCAGCTGAGCTCCAACACAATTGGTACCGTACAATATTGACTTCTATGAGTGCAGCCAAGCTCAGTCCAATGCACAGGACCAAGAGAGTTCTCCCACATCTACTGGGAGCCACTCAGCATTAGTGAGAACAGCATCAGATCTTGGTGGATACTTCTCATATCTCCTGATACCATGCGCCCAGGCACCTGATCCTTCGAAGCCTGGATTTTGGAAAGGCACCCCATGCTCCTTCCCCTCTGTTCTCCCACACACAGTGTGGGTTAGCCTCCTCTCTGCTGGCAGGTCCCATCTCCGGTCCAGCTGCTCCACACTGCATGCTGGGTGGAAGATGAGACAAGCACCCAGCAGACGAGTATGGTCAaccaaagacagagaaaagccCACTGAGACCAAGGGCCTGCCCTGCCTGTGAGTGGTTCAGGCTCCAGCTGGGCTTGGTAGAGAGCCATTTTATACAGTGacacacacaaaagcacaaTAAAATCATTAGTTAATCATTAGCTGTTTCCAGTGTTGATGTCCAAGTCCCTGTTAAGGTCAGAATCATTTCTGCACATGAGCTTGGCCATAGTCTTCCTAGAGTAAGAACTCTAAAGCCCCCACATCCATATTGAAGCTTGTGGAAAAGATCCTCCCAAGGTTAATTTGTCTGAACATGAGGCAAAAGGAGGTAACTCATCTTCCATGCTTCACTTCCAGCAGAGCTCTTAACTGGGACAGATGTGCCTTAGATGCTGGCAGTCATGTTTCCAGGGGAATTCTTGGATGAGGGATTGTCCTGCAGGTTGCCCTCAGCCCCAAGGCATTGTCCAGATATCGGCACAAAAtgcaacatttctttctttttaatattttaaaaaataaatagaagaagaaacaaaactttaaaatttgTTCGTTAAATATTTCCAGCATTGCACAGACAGCACTTTAATATTCTAACATGTTCAATCAGTGGTTTGTTTATTCTGATTCCTAGTTAAAATGTGCTCCTCCCagcctgctttctctttctgtccttgAGAACACAgcatattcttttttaatatcaaaaaaCAAGCCCTGCAGTGTTCATTGGACACTTCTCCAGGATGGATTGGGTCTTTGCTACTTGTTTTCAAATCTAAAATGTCCATAAGCTCACCAAAAGGCATTAGCATCCCAATTGTTGTCTcgtcacttaaaaaaaacaaacacaacacaaaccaaaccaaaccaagccacacacacacacacaaatcctCTTCCCAGAGCCTTTGTGATGCCAGCCATTGGGTTCAGGCAAACCTCCTGCCAGAGTCTTTTTGCTCAAGTCATTGTTTGTGAGCAGTGTTGTCCTCTGGAATTCTTTGAGGTCCAGGTGTAGTCGGGATGGAGAGGAAGGATGGGAAGTCAGAGATAGTCATCTTCACTGGAAGGGGTGGTGGGATTGGAGCCCTCAAGGTCAGAGTCCAGCGAGCTCCCTGATGGTGTTCGGCTCATCTTCCACATCTGGGAGGCAAAGGTTCTCCCCCAGCTGCATGGGTATCCCACAGCCCTCAGCTGGTGAATTAGCCCCATGACCACATGCCAGTGGCTTCTTGCAGTTCACTTGCTACCCTTTGCACTCCTCTGTTTGCTCATGGCTGTTAGCATCTGGCTGATGTACGAGGTCAGAAGATCATCCATCTTGTAGCCCTGGTGAAGAGAGAGAAGTTCTTACATGTCCTTATAGAAAAACTTAGTCTCTGGCTTATTCCTCATCAGCACACGCTATATGTTACCGGGTGTACTTCcccctcttttttcccctcttttccaCCATTCTCCTTGGATGTCAGGACCCTGACACAAGGATAAAAGGCCAAAGTATTTGCAGTGTGAAACACTCTCAGGATGCTACTGATGTTCAGAGCTTTGGAAAGGGAGTAGATTTTCAAGTGGGCAATGATAAACAGGATGTCCAAAATTAATAACAATAAACCTGGCAGAAATTTTTATCCTTCATTCTTTGGGTTTAAGATTTGCTAggcagttttttttgttgttattgtgaCTGTTAGTATGGACAAGATTGACAAAAGACCTTCGTAAAAGTACACCCCTTGAGCCCACAtctgctttcatagaatcataaaagctggaaaagaccactaaaacCATCttgtccaaccccaacccatccccaccacgcTCActaactatgtccctcagtgccacatcttcatggttcttgaacaactccagggatggtgactccaccacctccctgggcagcctcctACTGTAAGATGTTAAGCTTTTCACTCTTATGGCATGGAGAAGAATCCCATGCTCATGGAGTGGCAATGCCCAAGCACCTCAGGTTTGCCTATAACTTGGATGATGAACCCAATGAGAGCCCTGGTAAAACCTTGCATGAATGCACAGGCGGAGGTGAGACCTTACATACCTGACACATCCCAATACTTGATGTCTAACCCACATTTAAAAAAGGTGTTATGGAGATAGTAACCTTACGgtgctgaaatgcagaagaaacaaacaactaTGGGGGCTCATTTACGAGACCACCTGCAACTCAAGAGAATCTCTGAGACACAGCTTACTGGAAGCAATTAATTTTGGCCTGCCAATGTCAGAATTTGCTCTAACTGTGTGCCATAATCTTTGATCCTCCTTACCAGGGATGTCTCACAGAGCAGCTTGCTTCCCCTCACAAGGTTGCCGATTGTTATATGGAAGTACGTGTTGCCACTGCTCCAGTTGGAGATCTTGGTGAAGGGATGAGTGATGAGAATATCCTGATGGGAACACAAGGCTGACAGTTAACACACAAGAGCCTCAACTTTTATGAAGGTCCTGGGGgccttccatgttctctttcCTTCAAAGCACACTGAGGATGTCTGTTGAAATAAGACTATACCACGGCCTCATAGGAACAGCACTGAGGTGCAAGACTGTGGATCCTCCAGTGCTTGTGGAGGTTGGCTGTTCTGGAAAAACCATGTGGCTGGTGGAAGTACCTAGTAGGAACTCATGTACTCCAGCTCCAGTCCTAATGTCTGTGAAAAGATTAAGGAAGGAGTATGTATATTCTCCATTTACAGGGCTCAAAGAGTTGCTGCTCTCAATTCTTCTTCCCCAGGATCTTTTCTGGCTATTCAGTTGTTCAAACTAGGCTTAATGAGATCTCCTGTATCTCTAAATAACACAGCCTTTGGGCTGTTGGCTCAAGGGCATCTGGTGAAGACTTCAGTCTTACCTTGGTTTTGGGATCGATGAGACTGACTCCATGTTTATTGATGGCAATTAGAAGGATTTCTGGATAATTTGGCTCTGTAGTTTGCTGTTGGAAATGAGATGAGGTGAGTTGATCAGGGGAAGTGTCAAGcaaaatcatttcctttttcctctgtctATCCTCTCCTGCCAGCACCTGCTGGCTCATTAACTGCTATCCAGATAATGATTTAAAGATAAACATAGAAACCTTTAAGGTATTAGACGTAATTAGCAAGGGCTGTCATAATTACAGATCTCCTATGTACCT is a genomic window of Meleagris gallopavo isolate NT-WF06-2002-E0010 breed Aviagen turkey brand Nicholas breeding stock chromosome 1, Turkey_5.1, whole genome shotgun sequence containing:
- the LOC104909392 gene encoding glycerophosphodiester phosphodiesterase domain-containing protein 4-like, which gives rise to MLKNLSQPLFLMTPRQYNIMWILTDLTSVLLISLIFALHWWRERSFSCCAHEGDPMLESGTYNKFRTELSNMPTVMA